In one Dreissena polymorpha isolate Duluth1 chromosome 7, UMN_Dpol_1.0, whole genome shotgun sequence genomic region, the following are encoded:
- the LOC127839513 gene encoding HHIP-like protein 2 — MYLFIGDGGKAGDPLNSGQDMFSLLGKVVRIDVGRADIVRQREYSIPPDNPFADGIKGLPEIYAYGIRNIWRCGKDRGDAVTGEGKGRILCGDVGQSNREEINLIEKGANFGWKIKEGNADYCKKCKSAFLNETLTAPIYDYGHRVGKSVTGGHFYRGCQSPNLNGFYIYGDFMSGRLFRLLHRPGNNTWHNKEIKMCGADYCRPPLVNDYSTSIISFGEDEDGEMYMLSTSFASPTSASGTVYRIVDPHRRG, encoded by the exons GTTCTCGTTGCTCGGAAAAGTTGTTCGCATTGACGTGGGCCGTGCTGACATAGTTCGACAACGGGAGTACAGCATTCCACCAGACAACCCGTTTGCTGATGGAATCAAAGGTCTTCCAGAGATTTATGCCTACGGAATAAGGAACATTTGGCGCTGCGGCAAAGATCGTGGTGATGCAGTCACAG GTGAAGGCAAAGGTCGAATACTCTGTGGTGATGTGGGACAGAGTAATCGAGAAGAGATCAATCTTATTGAGAAGGGTGCTAACTTTGGCTGGAAAATCAAGGAAGGCAATGCAGACTACTGCAAAAAGTGTAAATCAG CATTCCTCAATGAGACCCTTACCGCCCCAATCTATGACTATGGGCATCGTGTGGGTAAGTCAGTGACAGGCGGACACTTCTACAGGGGATGTCAGAGCCCCAATCTCAATGGCTTCTACATCTACGGAGATTTCATGAGTGG TCGGTTGTTCCGTCTGCTGCATCGCCCGGGCAACAACACCTGGCACAACAAGGAGATAAAGATGTGTGGGGCAGACTACTGCAGACCTCCCCTTGTCAACGACTACTCAACCAGCATCATCTCATTTGGGGAGGATGAGGACG GAGAGATGTACATGTTGTCCACAAGTTTCGCCAGTCCCACTTCTGCATCCGGTACTGTGTACAGAATTGTGGACCCCCATCG